The Mixta hanseatica genome includes a region encoding these proteins:
- a CDS encoding tRNA/rRNA methyltransferase: MRFPIVLVSPARPENIGAAARAMKTMGFSELRIVESEAWREPATRIVAHGAGDIIDNIQHYSSLSAALADIDFSVATTARSRAKFRYYATPQQVETILREKQQWVSSMALVFGREDSGLTNEELEQVDLLTGIPMANDYPSLNLGQAVMVYCYQLASLRQVAATAAAAADSQQLDALRQRLSALLERLNVADDEKLADWLQQRIGLLEQRDSAMLHRLLHDIEKNLQ, from the coding sequence ATGCGTTTTCCAATTGTTCTGGTTTCCCCCGCTCGCCCCGAAAATATCGGTGCGGCCGCGCGCGCTATGAAAACTATGGGATTTTCTGAATTGCGTATTGTTGAAAGCGAAGCCTGGCGCGAGCCGGCGACGCGCATCGTGGCGCACGGAGCGGGAGATATCATTGATAATATTCAACACTATTCATCTCTTTCCGCTGCGCTGGCGGATATCGATTTTTCCGTTGCCACTACCGCCCGCAGTCGGGCTAAATTCCGTTATTACGCAACGCCGCAACAGGTAGAAACAATTTTGCGCGAAAAGCAGCAATGGGTCAGCAGCATGGCGCTGGTTTTTGGCCGGGAAGATAGCGGCTTAACCAATGAAGAATTAGAGCAGGTCGATTTACTAACCGGCATTCCTATGGCCAATGATTATCCTTCGTTGAATCTGGGGCAGGCGGTCATGGTGTATTGCTATCAGCTGGCTTCGTTAAGGCAAGTTGCCGCGACCGCGGCGGCGGCGGCGGATAGCCAGCAGCTTGATGCGCTGCGTCAGCGTTTATCAGCGCTGCTGGAACGGCTGAATGTCGCCGATGATGAAAAGCTGGCGGACTGGCTACAGCAGCGTATCGGCCTGCTGGAGCAGCGCGATAGCGCCATGCTGCACCGACTACTGCATGACATTGAAAAAAATCTCCAGTAG